Proteins from a genomic interval of Amycolatopsis sp. cg13:
- a CDS encoding ABC1 kinase family protein, protein MPRRGAARTAKLASLPLGIAGRAVGGWGKRLAGQSAEQVSATLSAKAAEQLFEVLGTLKGGAMKFGQALSVFEAAVPDDMAQPYREALTKLQSAAPPMPARQTHRVLAEQLGRSWVGRFSHFDDEPAAAASIGQVHRATWHDGREVAVKVQYPGADEALRSDLRQLQRFSRLFQAFVPGTDVKPLLTELAERMDEELDYLAEADNQRAFAKAFEGDPEFLIPRVVASAPKVVVSEWATGTPLAKIISDGDPATRNLAGRLLAEFHYSSPARANLLHSDPHPGNFMLTGDGRLCVIDFGGVAKLPHGIPRHLGEITRLALDGHSDELMRLLRENRFVRADSSLEADEVLAYLAPFTEPLAEPTFHFTRRWMQRQAGRVGDSRGNDFHVGRSLNLPPEYLMIHRVTAGSTGILCQLDAEIPARGIVERWQPGFAA, encoded by the coding sequence ATGCCGCGTCGCGGTGCCGCCCGTACCGCGAAGCTGGCGAGCCTTCCGCTCGGCATCGCCGGACGAGCCGTGGGCGGCTGGGGCAAGCGGCTGGCCGGGCAGAGCGCTGAGCAGGTGAGCGCGACGCTCTCGGCCAAGGCCGCTGAGCAGCTGTTCGAGGTGCTGGGCACGCTCAAGGGCGGCGCGATGAAGTTCGGGCAGGCGCTGAGCGTCTTCGAGGCCGCGGTGCCGGACGACATGGCGCAGCCGTATCGGGAAGCGCTCACGAAGCTGCAGTCGGCCGCGCCGCCGATGCCTGCCCGGCAGACCCATCGCGTGCTCGCCGAGCAGCTGGGCCGGTCCTGGGTCGGACGGTTCTCGCACTTCGACGACGAACCGGCCGCCGCGGCGAGCATCGGCCAGGTGCACCGCGCGACCTGGCACGACGGCCGCGAGGTGGCGGTCAAGGTCCAGTACCCGGGCGCGGACGAGGCGCTGCGCAGCGACCTGCGCCAGTTGCAGCGCTTCAGCAGGCTGTTCCAGGCATTCGTGCCCGGCACCGACGTGAAACCGCTGCTCACGGAGCTGGCCGAGCGGATGGACGAGGAGCTCGACTACCTCGCCGAAGCCGACAACCAGCGCGCGTTCGCGAAGGCGTTCGAGGGCGACCCCGAATTCCTGATCCCGCGCGTCGTGGCGAGCGCGCCGAAGGTGGTGGTCAGCGAGTGGGCCACCGGCACCCCGCTGGCCAAAATCATCTCGGACGGCGATCCGGCCACCCGCAACCTCGCCGGACGGCTTCTCGCGGAATTCCACTACTCGTCTCCGGCGCGGGCGAATCTCCTGCACTCTGACCCGCACCCCGGCAACTTCATGCTGACCGGCGACGGCAGGCTGTGCGTGATCGACTTCGGCGGCGTCGCGAAGCTGCCGCACGGAATTCCGCGGCACCTGGGCGAAATCACGCGACTCGCCTTGGACGGCCACTCCGACGAACTGATGCGGCTGCTGCGCGAAAACCGTTTCGTGCGCGCGGATTCATCCCTCGAAGCGGACGAGGTGCTGGCCTATCTCGCACCGTTCACCGAGCCGCTGGCCGAGCCGACGTTCCACTTCACGCGCCGCTGGATGCAACGGCAAGCGGGGCGCGTCGGAGATTCCCGCGGCAACGACTTCCACGTCGGCCGCTCGCTGAACCTGCCGCCGGAGTACCTGATGATCCACCGGGTCACGGCAGGATCGACGGGCATTCTCTGCCAGCTCGACGCCGAGATCCCGGCTCGCGGCATCGTGGAACGGTGGCAGCCGGGGTTCGCCGCCTGA